In Acidobacteriota bacterium, one genomic interval encodes:
- a CDS encoding type II toxin-antitoxin system VapC family toxin, with product MIRYVDSSVVLRAVLGQRGALAGSDRPGQSITSALTRVECLRTLDRLRLEEGLSDDETVLRREAVFRVLASLVLVDVTPPVLERSAQPLPTVLGTLDSIHLSTALLWREIEAEPVSFATHDHALARAARACGLEVIGAP from the coding sequence GTGATCCGCTACGTCGATTCTTCGGTCGTCCTGAGGGCCGTCCTCGGGCAACGAGGCGCTCTCGCGGGATCGGACCGACCCGGCCAGTCGATCACGAGCGCACTGACCCGGGTGGAGTGCCTGCGAACTCTGGACCGCCTGCGACTCGAAGAGGGTCTTTCGGACGACGAGACCGTCCTACGGCGGGAAGCGGTCTTTCGCGTGCTCGCCAGCCTCGTTCTCGTGGACGTGACCCCGCCGGTCCTCGAGCGCTCCGCCCAGCCGCTTCCAACGGTTCTGGGAACGCTCGACAGCATCCATCTGTCGACGGCACTGCTCTGGCGGGAAATCGAGGCGGAGCCCGTCTCCTTCGCGACGCACGACCACGCCTTGGCTCGCGCGGCCCGGGCCTGCGGGCTGGAAGTGATCGGGGCTCCCTGA
- a CDS encoding TonB family protein, whose amino-acid sequence MAAALAAATVLLLAAAAFAAGRPSLECYFQTTLTDPVYQKKTYEKVAAKWKSPAASEIPAVGKKTVVQAVIAKDGALATTEVSMSSGKKGWDAAALKAVKAAAPFDPLPAGFNYPTVQVHFHVSVVP is encoded by the coding sequence ATCGCGGCGGCCCTCGCGGCCGCGACGGTGCTTCTCCTCGCGGCGGCGGCGTTCGCGGCGGGCCGCCCGTCTCTGGAGTGCTACTTCCAGACGACGCTCACGGACCCCGTCTACCAGAAGAAGACGTACGAGAAGGTCGCCGCGAAGTGGAAGTCGCCGGCGGCCTCGGAGATCCCGGCGGTCGGAAAGAAGACGGTCGTCCAGGCCGTGATCGCGAAGGACGGCGCGCTCGCGACGACGGAGGTCTCGATGTCGTCGGGCAAGAAGGGCTGGGACGCGGCCGCGCTGAAGGCCGTGAAGGCAGCCGCGCCCTTCGACCCGCTGCCGGCCGGGTTCAACTACCCGACCGTGCAGGTCCACTTCCACGTGTCGGTCGTCCCCTAG
- a CDS encoding MoaD/ThiS family protein: protein MKVDVLLFAALKDELGPQVSVEVAEPATVASLVRALEAAYPAIARFGGKAKAAVNETWARETDSVNAGDTVALLPPVAGG from the coding sequence GTGAAGGTCGACGTCCTCCTCTTCGCGGCGCTCAAGGACGAGCTCGGGCCGCAGGTGTCCGTGGAGGTCGCCGAGCCGGCGACCGTCGCGTCGCTCGTGCGCGCGCTCGAGGCCGCCTACCCGGCGATCGCGCGCTTCGGCGGCAAGGCGAAGGCCGCCGTGAACGAAACGTGGGCGCGCGAGACGGACTCTGTGAACGCCGGCGACACGGTCGCGCTCCTGCCGCCCGTCGCCGGCGGCTGA
- a CDS encoding molybdenum cofactor biosynthesis protein MoaE, with the protein MSHLTETPIEPAELLAAVRRDGDGGLALFVGVVRDHNDGKRVTRLEYSAYIPMAEKEMDRIAAGIEQAHPGVRVAFRHRIGSLAIGDVAVAVAAAAPHRDEAFAACRAGIEAIKARVPIWKKEFGPDGTSWVEPCGDPSHAPSGNPDSA; encoded by the coding sequence ATGTCGCATCTGACCGAGACCCCCATCGAGCCCGCCGAGCTCCTCGCCGCCGTTCGGCGCGACGGGGACGGCGGCCTAGCGCTTTTCGTGGGCGTCGTGCGCGACCACAACGACGGAAAGCGCGTGACCCGGCTCGAGTACTCGGCCTATATCCCCATGGCCGAGAAGGAGATGGACCGGATCGCGGCCGGGATCGAGCAGGCCCATCCGGGGGTCCGGGTCGCCTTTCGCCACCGGATCGGCAGCCTCGCCATCGGGGACGTCGCCGTCGCCGTCGCGGCCGCGGCGCCCCACCGGGACGAGGCCTTTGCAGCGTGCCGGGCCGGAATCGAGGCCATCAAGGCCCGCGTGCCGATCTGGAAAAAGGAGTTCGGGCCGGACGGAACCTCGTGGGTCGAACCCTGCGGGGACCCCTCGCATGCCCCCTCCGGAAATCCGGATTCCGCGTAA
- a CDS encoding HAD-IA family hydrolase, with protein MDVARERGEERWGGVDGEAGFWRRFVGTVYARVGGGAMPGPLLGELIAHFGAERHWAVYPETHAVLAALRAAGLRLVIVSNWDSTLPSLLERLGIAAAVDDVVVSALVGVSKPARGIFDEAVRRAGVAHAEALHVGDSLTDDYHGARDAGLSSLLLDRRGRAREGVEAISSLDEVPRRILAR; from the coding sequence GTGGACGTCGCGCGCGAGCGCGGCGAGGAGCGCTGGGGCGGAGTCGACGGCGAGGCGGGATTCTGGCGGCGGTTCGTCGGCACCGTCTACGCGCGCGTGGGCGGCGGCGCGATGCCCGGCCCGCTCCTCGGCGAGCTCATCGCTCATTTCGGCGCCGAGCGGCACTGGGCCGTGTACCCCGAGACGCACGCCGTCCTCGCGGCCCTGCGGGCGGCGGGACTCCGCCTCGTGATCGTCTCGAACTGGGACTCGACGCTCCCCTCGCTCCTCGAGCGCCTCGGGATCGCGGCCGCGGTGGACGATGTCGTGGTGTCCGCCCTCGTCGGCGTGAGCAAGCCCGCGCGCGGGATCTTCGACGAGGCCGTGCGGCGCGCGGGCGTCGCCCACGCCGAGGCGCTGCACGTCGGGGACTCGCTCACGGACGATTACCACGGCGCGCGGGACGCGGGCCTCTCGTCCCTCCTCCTCGATCGCCGCGGGCGGGCGCGGGAGGGCGTCGAGGCGATTTCCTCTCTCGACGAGGTCCCGCGCCGCATCCTCGCCCGTTAG
- a CDS encoding ParA family protein — translation MTLRRRRILAVSALKGGVGKTTTAVNLAAAAARAGRKTLLVDVDPQGSVATSLGLPASAGLSKWLLKEADFEEAVVRGSRPNLDVLPAGEDLLGAEDVLREKGKEKRVGRLARRFASLEDEGYEAIVLDCPPAAGLLLENVYHAADEILLPAKLDFLSLPALEKTRVFVRHANATREKALKIDGVLPTFYDLRTAVSSELLDTLRERFTKILTPIRINVALAEAPSVGKTIFEFDGSARGAVDYALLAEELRLD, via the coding sequence ATGACCCTGCGGCGCCGGAGAATCCTGGCCGTCTCGGCTCTCAAGGGAGGCGTCGGCAAGACCACGACGGCCGTGAACCTCGCCGCAGCCGCCGCTCGTGCCGGCCGGAAGACCCTCCTCGTGGACGTGGACCCGCAGGGCAGCGTCGCGACGTCCCTCGGTCTTCCGGCGTCGGCCGGTCTCTCGAAGTGGCTCCTGAAGGAGGCGGACTTCGAGGAGGCCGTCGTGCGCGGCTCGCGGCCGAACCTCGACGTCCTGCCGGCCGGCGAAGACCTCCTCGGCGCCGAGGACGTTCTCCGCGAAAAGGGAAAGGAAAAGCGCGTGGGCCGGCTCGCGCGGCGCTTCGCGTCGCTCGAGGACGAAGGTTACGAAGCGATCGTTCTCGACTGCCCGCCCGCGGCGGGGCTCCTGCTCGAGAACGTCTACCACGCGGCGGACGAGATCCTGCTGCCGGCGAAGCTCGACTTCCTCTCGCTGCCCGCGCTCGAGAAGACGCGCGTCTTCGTGAGGCACGCGAACGCGACGCGCGAGAAGGCGCTGAAGATCGACGGCGTCCTCCCGACGTTCTACGACCTGCGCACGGCCGTTTCCTCCGAGCTCCTCGACACGCTGCGCGAGCGCTTCACGAAGATCCTCACGCCCATCCGCATCAACGTGGCGCTGGCCGAGGCGCCGTCCGTCGGCAAGACGATCTTCGAGTTCGACGGATCGGCGCGCGGCGCCGTAGACTACGCGCTCCTCGCCGAGGAGCTGAGGCTGGATTAG
- a CDS encoding SDR family oxidoreductase translates to MAGRLAGKNALVTGANKGIGRAIALRLAAEGARVAVASRKEAEAEAVAAEIVKAGGEAQAIVLDVTDPASVATGVERAARPDRRIDILVNNAGLGGPSPLDGDARSDEAWHAILEVNLTGVWRVLRAANPFLASGGRVVNLSSVTGRFGVAGMAAYTTSKHGVIGLTRALALELAPRKITVNAICPGWVDTEMGRSGIARMAKGMGKSFDETFAFAGKMAPLGEVLTPDEVGGLVVYLASTDARNVTGQAIVIDGGQVMP, encoded by the coding sequence ATGGCCGGACGTCTCGCCGGAAAGAACGCTCTCGTCACGGGTGCGAACAAGGGCATCGGCAGGGCCATCGCGCTCCGGCTCGCGGCCGAGGGCGCGCGCGTCGCGGTCGCCTCCCGCAAGGAAGCCGAAGCCGAGGCCGTGGCCGCCGAGATCGTGAAGGCCGGCGGCGAGGCCCAGGCGATCGTCCTCGACGTGACGGACCCTGCGTCCGTCGCGACCGGCGTCGAGCGGGCCGCGCGGCCGGACCGGCGCATCGACATTCTCGTGAACAACGCCGGACTGGGCGGACCGTCGCCCCTCGACGGCGACGCCCGCTCGGACGAGGCGTGGCACGCGATCCTCGAGGTGAACCTCACGGGGGTCTGGCGCGTCCTGCGCGCGGCGAACCCGTTCCTCGCGTCCGGCGGGCGCGTCGTGAACCTCTCGTCGGTCACCGGGCGGTTCGGCGTCGCCGGGATGGCGGCGTACACGACGTCCAAGCACGGCGTCATCGGTCTCACGCGCGCGCTCGCTCTCGAGCTCGCGCCGCGGAAGATCACCGTGAACGCGATCTGCCCGGGCTGGGTCGACACGGAAATGGGCCGGTCGGGCATCGCGCGGATGGCCAAGGGGATGGGGAAGAGCTTCGACGAGACGTTCGCGTTCGCGGGAAAGATGGCGCCGCTCGGCGAAGTGCTCACGCCGGACGAGGTCGGCGGCCTCGTCGTCTATCTGGCGTCGACGGACGCGCGGAACGTCACGGGTCAGGCCATCGTGATCGACGGCGGCCAGGTGATGCCCTGA
- the kbl gene encoding glycine C-acetyltransferase, whose product MTSLIEYCNAEIESLKAAKTWKKERVLEGPTGARVRVDGRSVLMLTSNNYLGFANHPRVVDAARNALGRWGNGLGSVRFICGTQQLHKDLEAAISKFFGTEDTILYMSCWNANEGLFAPLLGEEDALLSDALNHASIIDGIRLCKAKRFLVPHGDLAALEASLKEAQSQRRRLFITDGVFSMEGEIGSLGAFADLCEKYDTTMVVDDSHATGVLGKTGRGSAEELGVMSRVKIFTSTLGKAMGSAAGGFTTGPAPVVDLLRQRSRTSLFSNALPPAVAAGSLEAFRMLMEDPAPALKVQMNAKTFRAKMKAAGFKIPEGIHPIVPVIVGDTAKALAMSNALFEKGVYVSGFGFPVVPQGHARLRCQISAVHSDDDLQEAVDAFIAVGKEFGVV is encoded by the coding sequence ATGACGAGCCTCATCGAATACTGCAACGCCGAGATCGAGTCTCTGAAGGCCGCGAAGACCTGGAAGAAGGAGCGCGTCCTCGAGGGACCGACCGGAGCCCGCGTGCGCGTGGACGGGCGCAGCGTGCTCATGCTCACGTCCAACAACTACCTCGGTTTCGCGAACCATCCCCGCGTCGTGGACGCCGCGCGCAACGCGCTGGGCCGATGGGGGAACGGCCTCGGCTCCGTTCGCTTCATCTGCGGGACGCAGCAGCTCCACAAGGACCTCGAGGCCGCGATCTCGAAGTTCTTCGGCACCGAGGACACGATCCTCTACATGTCCTGCTGGAACGCGAACGAGGGGCTTTTCGCGCCGCTCCTCGGCGAGGAGGACGCGCTCCTTTCCGACGCGCTGAACCACGCCTCGATCATCGACGGCATCCGCCTGTGCAAGGCGAAGCGCTTCCTCGTCCCGCACGGCGACCTCGCCGCCCTCGAGGCGTCGCTGAAGGAGGCGCAATCCCAGCGCCGCCGCCTCTTCATCACGGACGGCGTCTTCTCGATGGAGGGCGAGATCGGGTCGCTCGGCGCCTTCGCGGACCTCTGCGAGAAATACGACACGACGATGGTCGTCGACGACTCGCACGCGACCGGCGTCCTCGGGAAGACGGGGCGCGGATCGGCCGAGGAGCTCGGCGTCATGAGCCGCGTGAAGATCTTCACGTCCACCCTCGGCAAGGCCATGGGTTCGGCGGCCGGCGGCTTCACGACGGGGCCGGCGCCCGTCGTCGACCTCCTGCGCCAGCGCTCGCGGACGTCGCTTTTCTCGAACGCCCTCCCGCCGGCGGTCGCGGCCGGCTCGCTCGAGGCGTTCCGGATGCTCATGGAGGACCCCGCGCCCGCGCTGAAGGTCCAGATGAACGCGAAGACGTTCCGCGCGAAGATGAAGGCGGCGGGCTTCAAGATCCCCGAGGGCATCCACCCGATCGTCCCCGTCATCGTCGGCGACACGGCGAAGGCGCTCGCGATGAGCAACGCGCTCTTCGAAAAGGGCGTCTACGTCTCGGGGTTCGGCTTCCCCGTCGTCCCGCAGGGCCACGCGCGCCTCAGGTGCCAGATCTCGGCCGTCCACTCGGACGACGACCTGCAGGAGGCCGTGGACGCCTTCATCGCCGTCGGCAAGGAGTTCGGCGTCGTCTGA
- a CDS encoding heme-binding protein yields the protein MATEEPKYRIEKDYGSFEVRVYEPTVVAETAVTGSFGDGTNEGFRRLAGYIFGGNDGNRKIAMTAPVGAEPSPGPKGTSIAMTAPVGSEKTAEGWVVSFTMPSSFTLKTLPVPDDARVRLREVPARRVAAVRFSGTWGAEKFEALAAKLASDAKGEGLSPAGAPPVFARYNPPWTPWFLRRNEVLIPLDGR from the coding sequence TTGGCCACCGAAGAACCGAAGTATCGCATTGAAAAGGATTACGGATCGTTCGAGGTCCGCGTCTACGAGCCCACGGTCGTCGCGGAGACGGCCGTGACGGGCTCGTTCGGCGACGGGACGAACGAGGGTTTCCGCCGCCTCGCGGGCTACATCTTCGGCGGCAACGACGGCAACCGGAAGATCGCGATGACGGCGCCCGTCGGCGCCGAGCCGTCCCCGGGCCCGAAAGGGACGTCGATCGCCATGACCGCGCCCGTCGGATCGGAAAAGACGGCCGAAGGCTGGGTCGTCTCCTTCACGATGCCCTCGTCCTTCACGCTGAAGACGCTGCCCGTCCCCGACGACGCGCGCGTGAGGCTCCGCGAGGTTCCGGCACGGCGCGTCGCGGCGGTGCGCTTCTCGGGCACGTGGGGCGCGGAGAAGTTCGAGGCGCTCGCGGCGAAGCTCGCGTCCGACGCGAAGGGAGAGGGCCTCTCCCCCGCCGGCGCGCCGCCCGTCTTCGCCCGGTACAACCCGCCTTGGACGCCGTGGTTCCTGCGGCGGAACGAAGTCCTGATCCCGCTCGACGGCCGCTGA
- a CDS encoding NAD(P)-dependent oxidoreductase, which yields MTNSPLPRVAFVGLGTMGRPMAANLARAGFPLSLATKTPGKAATIADELAGGGRDVRASSTPSDAARGASVIVSCVPDAPEVEEVHLGPGGTAETAARGAVVIDCSTIDAARARAIAAALAAKGIAFLDAPVSGGQKGAVEGTLTFFVGGEAAALERARPVFEAMGRRITHLGPSGAGQLGKAANQILVANNLMAVCEALAFAARAGLPLGALHEALVGGAARSWALEVLGQKMIDRDFKPAFAVKHQQKDLAIVLANARAAGVPLPGVALVHQLLASLEAEGRGEDGTQALLTVYERLAGGR from the coding sequence ATGACGAACTCCCCGCTCCCGCGCGTCGCCTTCGTCGGCCTCGGAACGATGGGCCGCCCGATGGCGGCGAACCTCGCGCGCGCCGGCTTCCCCCTCTCTCTCGCCACGAAGACTCCGGGCAAGGCGGCGACGATCGCTGACGAGCTTGCCGGCGGCGGCCGCGACGTGCGCGCATCCTCGACGCCCTCCGACGCGGCGCGCGGGGCCTCCGTGATCGTCTCGTGCGTCCCGGACGCGCCCGAGGTCGAGGAGGTCCATCTCGGACCCGGCGGCACGGCGGAGACAGCGGCGCGGGGAGCCGTCGTGATCGACTGCTCGACGATCGACGCCGCGCGCGCCCGCGCGATCGCCGCCGCTCTCGCCGCGAAGGGAATCGCCTTCCTCGACGCGCCCGTCTCCGGCGGCCAGAAGGGCGCCGTAGAGGGAACGCTCACGTTCTTCGTCGGCGGCGAGGCGGCCGCCCTCGAGAGGGCGCGGCCCGTCTTCGAGGCGATGGGCAGGCGCATCACGCACCTCGGCCCGTCCGGCGCCGGACAGCTCGGCAAGGCGGCGAACCAGATCCTCGTGGCGAACAACCTCATGGCCGTATGCGAGGCGCTCGCGTTCGCCGCGAGGGCGGGCCTCCCGCTCGGAGCGCTGCACGAGGCGCTCGTCGGCGGCGCGGCGCGCTCGTGGGCTCTCGAAGTCCTCGGGCAGAAGATGATCGACCGCGACTTCAAGCCCGCGTTCGCGGTGAAGCACCAGCAGAAGGACCTCGCCATCGTGCTCGCGAACGCACGCGCCGCGGGCGTCCCGCTGCCGGGCGTCGCGCTCGTCCACCAGCTCCTCGCGTCGCTCGAGGCCGAGGGCCGCGGCGAGGACGGCACCCAGGCGCTCCTCACGGTCTACGAACGGCTCGCCGGCGGGCGATAG
- a CDS encoding amino acid permease, giving the protein MLNQLFRTKTIEQLKASVDEPGHGHLKRTLSAWDLTLLGVGAIIGAGILSSLGTGLAGGFDSSYGVTRPAAGPALVVSFLLTAVACGFTGFCYAEMASMIPVSGSAYTYAYATLGELMAWIIGWDLLLEYAISNVAIAISWGSYANNLLLGMGINLPGWLAMDSRTMLQVTADFLRAHPDASSISARLGYLAQAKAGALAGGDVFANWSTVQGAPLVGGFPVGMNILAMLITILITALCAWGIKESTRFNNVIVAVKIVLLLGVIAIGAFYVKPANYHPFAPNGLKGIQAGAAIIFFAFIGFDAVSTTAEETKNPGRDLPRGILGSLAICTVIYVGVCAVVSGMLPYTAYHGVADPIAHAFSSIGMNKVAGIVSIGAVAALSGALLVFQLAQPRIFMVMARDGLLPRWFEKVGPRGTPVNATWVTGILVLLPAGLMNIDEVVQLTNIGTLFAFVLVSAGVLILRVKRPDAPRKFKTPLVWFSAPAGILFCLWLALGLPRTTWERFVIWLVIGLFLYFLYSVRHSHMRRTPE; this is encoded by the coding sequence TTGCTGAATCAGCTGTTCCGGACGAAGACCATCGAGCAGCTCAAGGCGAGCGTGGACGAGCCCGGCCACGGCCACCTCAAGCGCACTCTCTCGGCATGGGACCTCACGCTCCTCGGCGTCGGCGCCATCATCGGCGCAGGCATTCTGTCGAGCCTCGGAACCGGCCTCGCGGGCGGCTTCGACTCGTCCTATGGCGTCACGCGGCCCGCGGCGGGGCCGGCGCTCGTCGTGAGTTTCCTCCTCACCGCCGTCGCGTGCGGGTTCACGGGCTTCTGTTACGCGGAGATGGCCTCGATGATCCCGGTCTCCGGCTCGGCGTACACGTACGCCTACGCGACGCTCGGCGAGCTCATGGCGTGGATCATCGGCTGGGACCTCCTCCTCGAGTACGCGATCTCGAACGTGGCGATCGCGATTTCGTGGGGCAGTTACGCGAACAACCTTCTCCTCGGGATGGGAATCAACCTGCCGGGCTGGCTCGCGATGGACAGCCGCACGATGCTGCAGGTGACGGCCGACTTCCTGAGGGCGCATCCGGACGCCTCCAGCATCTCCGCGCGCCTCGGGTACCTCGCGCAGGCGAAGGCCGGAGCGCTCGCGGGCGGCGACGTCTTCGCGAACTGGTCGACGGTCCAGGGCGCCCCGCTCGTGGGCGGCTTCCCGGTGGGGATGAACATTCTCGCGATGCTCATCACGATCCTCATCACGGCGCTCTGCGCTTGGGGGATCAAGGAGTCCACCCGCTTCAACAACGTCATCGTCGCCGTGAAGATCGTCCTCCTCCTCGGCGTCATCGCGATCGGCGCCTTCTACGTGAAGCCCGCGAACTACCACCCCTTCGCGCCGAACGGCCTCAAGGGCATCCAGGCGGGCGCCGCGATCATCTTCTTCGCGTTCATCGGCTTCGACGCGGTCTCGACGACGGCGGAGGAGACGAAGAACCCGGGCCGCGACCTGCCGCGCGGCATTCTCGGGAGCCTGGCGATCTGCACCGTGATCTACGTCGGCGTCTGCGCGGTCGTCTCCGGAATGCTCCCGTACACGGCGTACCACGGCGTCGCGGACCCGATCGCCCACGCCTTCTCCTCGATCGGGATGAACAAGGTGGCCGGGATCGTCTCGATCGGCGCCGTCGCGGCGCTGTCGGGCGCGCTCCTCGTGTTCCAGCTCGCGCAGCCGCGCATCTTCATGGTCATGGCGCGCGACGGGCTGCTCCCACGCTGGTTCGAGAAGGTCGGGCCGCGCGGCACGCCCGTGAACGCGACGTGGGTGACGGGGATCCTCGTCCTTCTCCCCGCGGGCCTCATGAACATCGACGAGGTCGTCCAGCTCACGAACATCGGAACGCTCTTCGCGTTCGTCCTCGTGAGCGCGGGCGTCCTGATTCTCCGCGTGAAGCGCCCGGACGCGCCGCGCAAGTTCAAAACGCCGCTCGTCTGGTTCAGCGCGCCGGCGGGAATCCTCTTCTGCCTCTGGCTCGCGCTCGGCCTCCCGCGCACGACGTGGGAGCGCTTCGTGATCTGGCTCGTGATCGGGCTCTTCCTGTACTTCCTGTACAGCGTCCGGCACAGCCACATGCGCCGGACGCCCGAGTAG
- a CDS encoding type II toxin-antitoxin system prevent-host-death family antitoxin, with amino-acid sequence MSSVSIADLKARLSHYVSLARRGRMVTVTNRDIPVARLVPLEEKRAALVAHRPAPGTPAPGKVKLPPPLKTKRDIVDLLLEERQSHR; translated from the coding sequence ATGAGCAGCGTTTCGATCGCGGACCTGAAGGCGCGGCTTTCGCATTACGTGAGCCTCGCGCGGCGCGGGAGGATGGTGACCGTGACGAATCGGGACATCCCCGTGGCGCGCCTCGTTCCCCTCGAAGAGAAGCGGGCCGCGCTCGTGGCCCACCGGCCCGCGCCCGGCACGCCGGCGCCCGGCAAGGTGAAGCTGCCGCCTCCGTTGAAGACGAAGCGCGACATCGTGGACCTTCTCCTCGAGGAGCGGCAGAGCCACCGGTGA
- a CDS encoding PD40 domain-containing protein produces the protein MNRLAPVSVFLACLATHVASAGVLEPISVASTGGTANQHSDTSTPVNLALRTVSADGRYVVFQSDGTNLVPGQIAPVPLRGTGLYLRDRVLGTTTLVSHSASSPLKNGDGNSQLASISADGRWVAYASSSTDLVAGIVDNNDDYDFFLFDRLDGSNTLISHDAIDPMTTANLGNSSTLIARISQDGRFVLYSSRATNLVAGQIDSNLSIDVFCYDRTTGDSMLVSRALASPSATGDHGGGGVAINADGRWILFVSSSTNLVAGQGPTPSQNVFLFDRTSGTSTLVSHRAAEPLVPGNQASASFLSSLSRDGRLSRTRVSRPIWSRARPWRQVWRTSISTTARPEQARSLPSALFPWLRPMRLPSSRS, from the coding sequence GTGAACCGCCTCGCGCCCGTGTCCGTGTTCCTGGCGTGTCTTGCGACGCACGTCGCATCCGCAGGCGTCCTCGAACCGATTTCGGTCGCCTCCACGGGCGGCACCGCGAACCAACACAGCGACACCAGCACGCCCGTGAATCTCGCGCTCAGGACTGTCAGCGCGGACGGACGGTACGTGGTCTTCCAGAGTGACGGCACGAACCTGGTTCCCGGCCAGATTGCGCCGGTTCCCCTGCGAGGGACGGGCCTCTACCTCCGGGATCGCGTCCTCGGGACGACGACGCTCGTCAGCCATTCCGCCTCCTCCCCCCTGAAGAACGGGGACGGAAACTCCCAGCTGGCGAGCATCAGCGCCGACGGACGATGGGTCGCCTATGCGAGCAGCTCTACGGATCTCGTCGCGGGAATCGTCGACAACAACGACGACTACGACTTCTTTCTCTTCGACCGCCTCGACGGCTCCAACACGCTCATCTCGCATGACGCGATCGATCCGATGACGACGGCCAACCTCGGGAATTCGTCGACGTTGATCGCGAGGATCAGCCAGGATGGCCGCTTCGTTCTCTACTCCAGTCGCGCGACGAATCTCGTGGCGGGTCAGATCGATTCGAACCTCTCGATAGACGTCTTCTGCTACGACCGCACGACGGGCGACTCCATGCTCGTGAGCCGTGCTCTGGCATCCCCGTCCGCGACGGGCGACCACGGCGGTGGCGGCGTCGCCATCAATGCGGACGGCCGGTGGATCCTGTTCGTGAGCAGTTCGACGAATCTCGTCGCCGGCCAGGGGCCGACGCCCTCGCAGAACGTCTTCTTGTTCGATCGGACGTCGGGAACATCGACGCTCGTGAGCCACCGGGCTGCGGAGCCTCTGGTCCCCGGCAATCAGGCGTCCGCTTCGTTTCTCTCGAGCCTGAGCCGCGACGGTCGCTTGTCGCGTACGAGAGTCTCGCGACCGATCTGGTCTCGGGCGCGGCCGTGGCGCCAGGTGTGGAGAACCTCTATCTCTACGACCGCCAGACCGGAACAAGCTCGGTCCTTACCGTCGGCTCTGTTCCCTTGGCTCCGGCCAATGCGACTTCCGTCCAGCCGATCGTGA
- a CDS encoding VOC family protein: protein MFLALRRIHVFASDFSRSRRFYGETLGLPESGGFENDWVEFALGPLLLKLTPLRPSEVPARNQVAAVFSTAGLEDAIARLKERGVTVTRPPADEFTGRSAEILDPDGYRIILFQASELHPDEEWVPASGVDDLVKQKLNARKKREQARGTGKKPARKAAKPAAKKAARKPAPKKAAKKPAQKKKAAKKAAKKPTRRR from the coding sequence ATGTTCCTCGCCCTCAGGCGAATCCATGTTTTCGCGAGCGACTTTTCGAGGTCGCGCCGTTTTTACGGTGAAACGCTGGGGCTCCCGGAGTCGGGCGGGTTCGAGAACGACTGGGTCGAGTTCGCGCTCGGTCCGCTCCTCCTGAAGCTCACCCCGCTCCGCCCCTCGGAAGTTCCCGCGCGCAACCAGGTCGCCGCCGTGTTCTCGACCGCGGGCCTCGAGGACGCGATCGCGCGCCTCAAGGAGCGCGGCGTCACGGTCACGCGGCCTCCCGCGGACGAGTTCACGGGCCGCTCGGCCGAGATCCTCGATCCGGACGGCTACCGGATCATCCTGTTCCAGGCCTCCGAGCTCCACCCCGACGAGGAGTGGGTCCCGGCCTCGGGCGTGGACGACCTCGTGAAGCAGAAGCTCAATGCGCGCAAGAAACGCGAGCAGGCGCGCGGAACCGGCAAGAAGCCCGCCAGGAAGGCCGCAAAACCGGCGGCGAAAAAGGCCGCCCGGAAGCCGGCGCCGAAGAAGGCCGCGAAGAAGCCGGCGCAGAAGAAAAAGGCCGCAAAGAAGGCCGCGAAGAAGCCCACCCGCCGGCGCTGA